One segment of Gouania willdenowi unplaced genomic scaffold, fGouWil2.1 scaffold_93_arrow_ctg1, whole genome shotgun sequence DNA contains the following:
- the LOC114461109 gene encoding uncharacterized protein LOC114461109 isoform X4 — protein sequence MLLLQLTLLFVLVLGAGSSDNINIYHRAGDEVIMSCNNVDSSETSCSSIKWFYYRDMFTTDTIVSDGQINEDSPQAAKLSLGRRCSLTITNISSEDAGVYICYYGNTFKQATSVYLNILTLSANQSTDPVGGVTLTCTLLGDTYTYCEEGILRWLDEERDELKQDDDEVYYSRQMKCVSDLMITHQINHNRRYTCQFVINNEVKISADYTLVSTAPNKIIFILNIAKICLLIILVVIVTTVQIKYRRRTGAAEDAQDQDCVPLLPYSWAAGMLNELVLDHLISILSKRTRHRQLL from the exons AtgcttctcctgcagctcacTCTGCTCTTTGTGCTCGTGCTTGGAG CAGGCAGCAGTGACAACATCAACATCTATCACAGAGCTGGAGATGAGGTCATCATGTCCTGTAACAATGTGGATTCATCTGAAACATCATGTTCTAGCATTAAATGGTTTTACTACAGAGACATGTTTACTACTGATACCATTGTTAGTGATGGACAGATTAATGAAGATTCACCTCAAGCTGCTAAACTGAGTCTGGGCCGTAGATGTTCTTTGACCATCACAAACATCTCCTCTGAGGACGCAGGAGTTTACATCTGTTACTATGGCAACACATTTAAACAAGCCACATCTGTGTATCTGAACATTTTAACAC TCTCAGCAAATCAAAGCACTGATCcagtgggaggagtcacacTGACGTGCACTCTGTTGGGGGACACATACACCTATTGTGAAGAAGGCATCCTGAGATGGCTGGATGAGGAGAGAGATGAACTGAAgcaagatgatgatgaagtctATTATAGTAGAcagatgaaatgtgtttctgatcTGATGATAACACATCAGATTAACCACAACAGAAGATACACCTGCCAGTTTGTTATAAACAATGAAGTGAAGATTTCTGCTGACTACACACTTGTGTCTACAG CTCCAAACAAAATCATCTTCATCCTCAACATTGCAAAGATTTGCCTGCTGATCATCCTGGTTGTTATTGTTACTACTGTTCAGATTAAATACAGGAGGAGGACTGGAGCAGCAGAAG atgCTCAAGATCAAGATTGTGTTCCT CTTCTCCCGTATTCTTGGGCTGCTGGCATGCTCAATGAGTTGGTCCTGGATCATCTCATCAGTATTCTCAGTAAACGCACACGTCACCGCCAGCTCTTGTAG